The proteins below come from a single Alosa sapidissima isolate fAloSap1 chromosome 23, fAloSap1.pri, whole genome shotgun sequence genomic window:
- the LOC121698307 gene encoding protein jagunal homolog 1-B, with the protein MASRAGPRATGTDGSDFQHRERVASHYQMSVALKSEIRKLNIVHVIIWLLILAQVTVSQLNLISHDVVASPYNWEYPYLLSLFPTIFSFMAMPRNNISYLVISMISAGLFCIAPLIYGGMEMFPVAQQLYRHGKAYRFIFGVSAVSVMYLVMVIAVQVHAWQIYYSKQLLDSWFTSTQDKKKK; encoded by the exons ATGGCCTCGCGAGCTGGCCCACGAGCAACTGGGACAGATGGAAGTGACTTTCAGCACCGGGAGCGAGTCGCCTCGCACTATCAAATGAG TGTCGCACTGAAATCTGAGATCCGCAAGCTGAACATTGTCCATGTGATCATCTGGCTGCTGATATTGGCCCAGGTGACTGTGAGCCAGCTGAACCTGATCTCGCACGACGTGGTGGCCAGCCCATACAACTGGGAGTACCCTTATCTCCTCAGCCTCTTCCCCACCATCTTCAGCTTCATGGCCATGCCCCGCAATAACATCAGCTACCTGGTCATCTCCATGATCAGTGCTGGGCTCTTCTGCATCGCGCCCCTCATCTATGGCGGCATGGAGATGTTCCCAGTGGCCCAGCAGCTCTACCGCCACGGCAAGGCCTACCGCTTCATCTTCGGCGTTTCGGCCGTGTCCGTCATGTACCTGGTGATGGTAATCGCCGTGCAAGTGCACGCCTGGCAGATCTATTACAGCAAACAGCTGCTGGATTCTTGGTTCACCTCTACGCaagacaaaaagaagaaatag